The DNA sequence CGGCTGTGCCCCCAGAAGGTGGCAGCACAGCTGACTCGCCAAGTCCTGTATATGGAAAAGCCCCTTTTGAAAACATCCATTCTGTGCAATAGAACCTGTGTGTGTCAATTCCAGTGCATCTGGCAGCCACGAAATTTTCTTTGCAGTAATACCTTCTTCCTGCAGGGCATCTATCAGCGCATCACTGCTGGTTTTCAAGGTGTTCACCCGCGCGTATAGAGGCGGGCGGGAAAAGCTGTCCTGCAGCATGGCTTCTACAGTAGCTGTGCCATATGTCTTCTCCCATCGCTCTATCAGCCATTCCGGACAAGAATAACGGACGGACATTTGCTGCAGGCGGCTGCCCTGCTGCGGCGGAAATGGTGTTTTTTCTTTTTGACGCAGCAGGTTTCGCAGCAATCCATTGACAAACCCGGCCGCTTTTTCTTTACCGGCTTCCTTTGTCAGGAAAACCGCTTCATTGACTGCTGCACTGTCTGGAATACGGTCCATATAATAAATTTGATAGGCCGCCATGCGCAGAATATCTTTGACCGCTATATTCAGTTTATCTTTCGGATTTCGCAGATACGGCCGTAGGGCAGCATCCAATGTGATGCGGCGTTCCAACGTCCCATAGAACAAAGCGGACGTCAGTGCTTTGTCACGCGGCGCAAGCTCCGAAGAACGCAGCGCTTTGTCCAGCACTAAGTTGGAATACCCCTCATTTTCATCTACGCGCAAAAGTGCTTTCAGTGCAACTTCCCGTGCATTCAATTATCATCGCTCCTCCGGCCACTGGCAATCATCAGCAGCCTGACAAGCTGCAGCAGTGCTGTAAAAGATGCCGCAACATAGGTCATAGCGGCTGCAGAAAGTACCTTTCTGGCCCCATTTAATTCATCTGATGTTAAAAGATTTGTTTCGTCAAGGGAACGCAGTGCGCGAGCACTCGCGTTAAACTCCACCGGCAGTGTCACCAACTGAAAAAGCACTGCTATACTGAACAGAAGGATGCCCAAGTTGACGACAAAACTGTACTGGACCGGTAAAATCAGCCCAATAAAAATAAGCGGAAAAGAAAGACGGGATGCAAACTGTGTTGCCGGTACAATCGCTGTACGAATGCGGTTCGGCAGATATCCCTGTGCTGTCTGTATGCTGTGACCTGCCTCATGGGCAGCTACACCGACTGCACTAATGGAAGCACTGTCATATACGTCCTGCGAAAGGCTGATAGTATTGTTGCGCGGG is a window from the Caproicibacterium lactatifermentans genome containing:
- the rsmB gene encoding 16S rRNA (cytosine(967)-C(5))-methyltransferase RsmB; protein product: MNAREVALKALLRVDENEGYSNLVLDKALRSSELAPRDKALTSALFYGTLERRITLDAALRPYLRNPKDKLNIAVKDILRMAAYQIYYMDRIPDSAAVNEAVFLTKEAGKEKAAGFVNGLLRNLLRQKEKTPFPPQQGSRLQQMSVRYSCPEWLIERWEKTYGTATVEAMLQDSFSRPPLYARVNTLKTSSDALIDALQEEGITAKKISWLPDALELTHTGSIAQNGCFQKGLFHIQDLASQLCCHLLGAQPGEHIYDVCAAPGGKTFTIAQLMRDTGEIHAFDQYRGKVGLIRKGADRLGICCVTAAMRDAVGDCTPLPPADRVLCDVPCSGYGILRRKPEIRYKSRETIDSLPDLQYRILCKSAALVRQGGTLLYSTCTLNPMENGGNAGRFLREHLDFRGVSLCLSKGVLRTISEPDNQLTLFPQTNHTDGFFISVFRKEA
- a CDS encoding zinc metallopeptidase, whose amino-acid sequence is MLKGEMPMGFYYYNYTYFLWMLPAILLTAFAQMKVQSTFRRYSRVHCLRGCTGAQAAETVAYYGGVRGLQIRRIGGSLTDNFDPRNNTISLSQDVYDSASISAVGVAAHEAGHSIQTAQGYLPNRIRTAIVPATQFASRLSFPLIFIGLILPVQYSFVVNLGILLFSIAVLFQLVTLPVEFNASARALRSLDETNLLTSDELNGARKVLSAAAMTYVAASFTALLQLVRLLMIASGRRSDDN